The Ketobacter alkanivorans genome includes the window GCAACTGGATGGTCGCGTGATCGGCTCCGGCAAGCGTGGCCCCATCACCGAACAGTTGCAGAAGCTCTATTTTGACCATGTAATGGGTCGGACCGACAAGCATCCAGAGTGGATCAGCCTGGTTTAAGGTGGATTTTGTCCCAGCGCATGCCGTGATGCGGCAATAGGCAGACCATTCATGACAAGTGCCAGCCCCCGTGTATTGTGGATCGTTACCGACGAGAAACCCGGCCACCGTAGCCAGCAAGAGGGCTTGGTGGAGCGGCTACAGGCGTTGGCCCCGTTTGAAGTGCATTGGGTCAACGTCGACAGCCTCAGTATTGCCTGGTTGGATGTAATACTGCGGCGCCGGGTGCGGGCCGATCTGCCCCAACCGGACTGGATACTGGGAGCCGGTGCCGGTACCCACAGCCTGATTCTGAAATTGAAACGCATCTTTCGCGCAAAAACCATCTTGCTGATGCGGGGCGCTTTCCCCATGGCCTTATTCGATGCCAACATCACGCCGGTGCACGATAATCCCCCCAAGCGCAGCAACGTACTGCCCACAATTGGTGTCATGAACCCAGTAACCCCTCGTTATGAAGGTCGTGATCGTAACACCGGTACCTTCCTGATCGGAGGCACTAACGATCATTACCAGTGGGATGACGCCGTCATTATTGAGCAGGTGGAACAAATCTGTCGGGCACAGCCACAAGTACAATGGTTGCTGACCGACTCCCGGCGTACGCCAGAGGCCTTCTTGCCAGCCTTGGCGATGAAAAGCCTGCCCAACCTGAAATTGATCTCCCACAAAGACACCCAGCGCGGCTTTATCAAACAGCAGCTGGATACCACCGGCCAGCTGTGGGTCACCCGTGACAGCGTGTCCATGGTATACGAATGTATTACCTCCGGCGCCCCCACTGGCCTGCTGGATATGAAACCCCTGCGCCAGTCCCGTGTAGTGAAAGACATGAATAAACTGCTGGGGCAAAAATGGGTGCGTGACTATGCCGAATGGAATGTAACGCAGTCGCTGCCAGAGACAGAAACCAAACTGTGGGAGGCGGATCGGGGGGCTCGTTGGTTATTGGCGTATCTGACTTAACCTTGATTACCTGTGTCTGATTCGTGAGTAGAATTCTATGTATTCCCGCAGGATATGCTGTTTGCAATAACCCTCTGCATACACCTTGCTGCCACCTGTAATCAGGGATTGGCGCAAATCATCGCTTTCCAATACTCGCACTATCGCCTTGCTGAGAGCATCAGCATCGTCAATCGGTGTGATCAACCCGCTGAGTTCATCGGTGATCGCTTCCCCTGGGCCTTGGGAGTTGGTGGCCACAATCGGGCAGCGGTGCGCCCAGGATTCCATCACGATAGAGCCTAGCCCCTCGTGTCGTGAAGGGCACACAAACAGATCCACACTGGCCATCAGGGTGGTCACATCGTTGCGCCAGCCCAAAAAACGAACTCGCTCATCCAGACCCAATTGATGGCATAGAGCTTTAAGATTGGTTTCTTCCGGCCCAGAGCCCGCCAGCCACAAGGTGACATTAGGCGTTTGGGACAGGCTGTGCAGCAGCACATCAAAGCCTTTGTTCACATGCAACCGACCTGCTGCCAATATTAGAGGTCGTTCGGCGGGGGTGTTAAAGCTATCCCGAGGAATCGGATTGACAGGTGTCTCGTCGGCAAAGTTGGGTATATAGACAACCCTTTCTTTGGGGAAGCCGCCATCAATCATATGCTGGCAAATGCCACGACTGATACCAACCCAGTAGTCTGCATGGCGATAGTACTTTAGCTTATAGTAATGCCCCAGCCGGTTGACCAGTTGATACTTTTTTGATGCCGGAGTGCTGCCACTGGCCCGACTCATCCAAGTCATTACAATTTCAGGATCGAAGGATTTCAAAGCGTGTAGATACTGCCACTTACCTAGCAGAT containing:
- a CDS encoding glycosyltransferase — translated: MNSNPIRVAQVLAGAEQGGAENFFVRLVSGLNGCPELNEKAFIRDHAHRIDSLRNNHVDTQGFRFGGKLDLLGKWQYLHALKSFDPEIVMTWMSRASGSTPASKKYQLVNRLGHYYKLKYYRHADYWVGISRGICQHMIDGGFPKERVVYIPNFADETPVNPIPRDSFNTPAERPLILAAGRLHVNKGFDVLLHSLSQTPNVTLWLAGSGPEETNLKALCHQLGLDERVRFLGWRNDVTTLMASVDLFVCPSRHEGLGSIVMESWAHRCPIVATNSQGPGEAITDELSGLITPIDDADALSKAIVRVLESDDLRQSLITGGSKVYAEGYCKQHILREYIEFYSRIRHR
- a CDS encoding mitochondrial fission ELM1 family protein, translating into MTSASPRVLWIVTDEKPGHRSQQEGLVERLQALAPFEVHWVNVDSLSIAWLDVILRRRVRADLPQPDWILGAGAGTHSLILKLKRIFRAKTILLMRGAFPMALFDANITPVHDNPPKRSNVLPTIGVMNPVTPRYEGRDRNTGTFLIGGTNDHYQWDDAVIIEQVEQICRAQPQVQWLLTDSRRTPEAFLPALAMKSLPNLKLISHKDTQRGFIKQQLDTTGQLWVTRDSVSMVYECITSGAPTGLLDMKPLRQSRVVKDMNKLLGQKWVRDYAEWNVTQSLPETETKLWEADRGARWLLAYLT